In one window of Oscillospiraceae bacterium DNA:
- a CDS encoding helix-turn-helix transcriptional regulator translates to MTDKKTFGSFIKAKRTENNYSQKDLAEMLFVTEGAVSKWERGVSYPDITLISDICRVLDISEHELITASTDTNTRKMQHEARKFRVIRGTWFWVPTISYTVALLTCFICNLAVNHTLSWFFIVLAALICAYTFVPTVTCFFETKKLLAFTVSTYLSICLLLFACAVYTNGLSWFLTACIGILMGYVLLFEPILLSKTNYFRYKFIISFTVTLVLTVLMMIHIRIWQSFVLGKAILMAVYGFVPVIACAVICAFRFNAFLKTGICTAVSGITLYYANHVATVLFGTSSSNSYQVDFRNWEQCLNGNVQLIVLLSFLFVSAVFFAIGFFRVIRNNRR, encoded by the coding sequence ATGACTGATAAAAAAACATTCGGCTCGTTTATAAAAGCCAAACGAACTGAGAACAATTACTCACAAAAGGATTTGGCAGAAATGCTGTTTGTTACCGAGGGTGCGGTGAGCAAATGGGAACGAGGTGTGTCATATCCCGATATTACTTTGATTTCCGATATTTGCCGTGTCCTTGACATAAGCGAACACGAATTGATTACCGCATCAACAGATACGAACACGCGGAAGATGCAGCACGAAGCACGGAAATTCCGCGTGATTCGTGGCACATGGTTTTGGGTTCCTACTATCTCCTATACCGTTGCATTGCTGACCTGCTTTATTTGCAATCTTGCAGTAAACCACACTCTTTCCTGGTTCTTTATTGTGTTGGCCGCATTGATTTGTGCCTATACATTTGTACCAACAGTGACTTGTTTTTTTGAGACAAAGAAACTTCTTGCATTTACTGTTTCAACATACCTGTCTATTTGTTTACTTTTGTTCGCTTGTGCAGTATATACGAATGGTTTATCGTGGTTTTTAACTGCCTGCATAGGCATCTTGATGGGGTATGTACTATTGTTTGAGCCTATCTTGTTATCAAAAACAAATTATTTTCGCTATAAGTTCATCATTTCCTTTACAGTCACACTTGTATTGACAGTTTTGATGATGATACACATCCGTATCTGGCAGTCGTTTGTGCTTGGTAAAGCAATTCTAATGGCTGTATACGGCTTTGTACCTGTAATTGCTTGTGCGGTGATATGTGCCTTCCGTTTTAACGCATTTCTTAAAACGGGAATCTGTACCGCCGTCAGTGGAATTACGCTCTATTATGCAAATCATGTGGCAACAGTCTTGTTTGGCACATCTTCCAGCAATTCCTATCAAGTAGATTTCCGCAACTGGGAACAATGCTTAAACGGAAATGTTCAACTCATAGTGTTATTATCATTTTTGTTTGTTAGTGCCGTCTTTTTTGCAATAGGATTCTTTAGAGTTATAAGAAACAATAGACGATAA
- a CDS encoding Na+/H+ antiporter NhaC family protein, producing MCFFNTFAFATEEVTDELPGYAVYAVENLEASLEDDLGTLAQTYVDNYDSAVTNDPDVETNYKQAVEQIREDVTPVYATIWSILPPVIAIVLALITKEVYSSLFVGILSGGLMYAMFNLEGTFMHVLNNGFVASLADSYNVGILIFLVLLGTLVAMMNKAGGSAAFGRWAKTHIKTRLGAQLATIALGCLIFVDDYFNCLTVGSVMRPVADSKKVSRAKLAYLIDATAAPICIIAPISSWAAAVSGFAPEGQGLQLFISAIPFNFYAILTIIMMIILAVCKFDFGPMRTHEKNAEEKGDLFTTLNEKVEEAEAMADGNARGKVIDLIIPVAVLIICCMIGMIYSGGFFDVANTECYHNIITSFSSCDASVGLALGSLVAIILNVIYFVAIRLRVVKFTECMGCLPEGFKAMVPAILILTFAWTLKGMTDSLGAKVFIAELVRSSAGALINFLPAIIFLIAVGLSFSTGTSWGTFGILIPIVIAALGDITNPTTVVAISACMAGAVCGDHCSPISDTTIMASAGAQCDHVNHVSTQLPYALTVAAVSFVSYIIAGFVPNALIVLPIAIILMIATLFAIKGLTSKKAD from the coding sequence ATGTGCTTCTTTAACACATTTGCATTCGCTACTGAAGAGGTGACCGATGAACTTCCCGGTTACGCTGTTTACGCTGTTGAAAACCTCGAAGCAAGTCTCGAAGATGATCTCGGCACATTGGCACAGACATATGTTGATAATTACGATTCTGCGGTCACCAATGACCCTGACGTAGAAACAAACTACAAGCAGGCTGTTGAACAGATTCGTGAGGATGTAACACCTGTTTACGCCACTATATGGTCTATTCTTCCCCCTGTTATTGCAATCGTTCTTGCGCTAATAACAAAAGAAGTTTATTCTTCACTCTTCGTTGGTATTCTTTCCGGCGGTCTTATGTATGCAATGTTCAATCTTGAAGGAACTTTCATGCACGTTCTTAACAATGGCTTCGTTGCGAGTCTTGCCGATTCTTACAATGTAGGCATACTTATATTCTTGGTTCTTCTCGGTACACTTGTTGCCATGATGAACAAAGCGGGCGGTTCTGCCGCGTTCGGCAGATGGGCAAAGACTCACATCAAAACAAGACTTGGCGCTCAGTTAGCCACTATCGCACTCGGATGTCTGATTTTTGTTGATGACTATTTTAACTGTCTTACAGTTGGTAGTGTTATGCGCCCCGTTGCAGATTCCAAGAAGGTTTCCCGCGCTAAGCTCGCATATCTCATTGATGCCACCGCAGCTCCCATTTGTATAATTGCTCCCATTTCTTCCTGGGCTGCAGCTGTTTCCGGCTTCGCACCCGAGGGACAGGGACTCCAACTGTTTATAAGCGCTATACCTTTCAACTTCTACGCAATTCTTACGATTATCATGATGATTATACTTGCTGTTTGCAAGTTTGATTTTGGCCCGATGCGTACACATGAAAAGAACGCGGAGGAAAAGGGTGACCTGTTCACTACGCTCAATGAAAAGGTTGAAGAAGCTGAAGCAATGGCCGATGGCAATGCTAGAGGAAAGGTAATTGACCTTATCATTCCTGTTGCGGTTCTTATCATCTGCTGCATGATAGGTATGATTTATTCCGGCGGATTTTTCGATGTTGCAAACACCGAATGCTATCACAACATAATTACTTCTTTCTCAAGCTGTGATGCTTCTGTTGGTCTTGCACTTGGTTCGCTTGTTGCTATTATACTTAATGTTATTTACTTTGTTGCTATTCGTCTCAGAGTTGTTAAATTTACCGAATGTATGGGATGTCTTCCCGAAGGCTTCAAGGCAATGGTGCCCGCTATTCTCATTCTTACTTTTGCTTGGACTCTTAAGGGTATGACTGACAGCCTTGGCGCGAAGGTGTTCATTGCCGAACTTGTTAGAAGCTCCGCAGGCGCACTTATCAACTTCCTGCCCGCTATTATATTCCTTATAGCTGTTGGACTTTCTTTCTCCACCGGTACTTCTTGGGGAACATTCGGTATCCTCATTCCCATTGTTATCGCTGCACTGGGGGATATTACCAATCCTACAACTGTTGTTGCAATATCTGCTTGTATGGCAGGTGCTGTTTGCGGCGACCATTGCTCTCCCATTTCTGACACCACTATTATGGCTTCCGCCGGTGCGCAGTGTGACCACGTAAACCACGTTTCCACACAGCTCCCTTACGCTCTTACCGTTGCAGCTGTTTCCTTTGTTTCTTACATAATCGCAGGTTTTGTTCCCAATGCACTTATCGTTCTTCCTATCGCAATTATACTTATGATTGCAACACTCTTTGCTATCAAGGGACTGACCTCAAAAAAGGCTGACTAA
- a CDS encoding AraC family transcriptional regulator, producing MSQHTSHFSIMDENFKFNHSYIPSPNNNDFCFHTHDNTEILFIKRANGCHVIEDREYPLSELDLVLVPPATYHHLRFYDNSPYERYNVICTSEFYSDIDIQKVYRNITVINCTHHNIITDIFKKADYYVQVLPPKDCKQVLKLLIKELFFNLSIYDGTAGTQPNFVSSTLSRAIEFINENLYNIETVSDVSNALYITDSYLYEIFKTQLKTSPKKYITAKRLHSAKNALSNGEKPMEVYGKFGFGDYASFYRSYVRFFGHSPSEEKEAKFTDAKFGM from the coding sequence ATGAGTCAACACACTTCACATTTCAGCATAATGGATGAAAACTTTAAATTCAATCATTCTTATATACCTTCTCCGAACAACAACGACTTCTGTTTTCATACACACGACAATACCGAAATTTTATTTATAAAGCGTGCAAACGGTTGTCACGTAATTGAAGACAGAGAATATCCACTTTCAGAGCTTGACCTCGTACTCGTTCCTCCGGCTACTTATCACCACCTGAGGTTTTATGACAATTCGCCGTATGAACGTTATAACGTGATCTGCACTTCAGAATTCTACAGTGACATAGATATACAAAAAGTGTATCGCAATATAACCGTGATTAACTGTACTCACCACAATATTATAACCGATATTTTTAAAAAAGCAGACTACTACGTACAAGTTTTACCGCCGAAAGATTGCAAACAGGTCTTGAAGTTACTCATAAAGGAGTTATTTTTCAACCTTAGTATATACGATGGGACGGCAGGAACTCAGCCCAATTTTGTAAGTTCAACACTTTCACGGGCAATAGAGTTTATTAACGAAAATCTTTACAACATCGAAACGGTAAGCGATGTAAGCAACGCACTGTACATAACCGATAGCTACCTTTATGAGATTTTCAAAACGCAGCTTAAAACAAGCCCCAAAAAGTATATTACCGCCAAACGCTTGCATTCCGCAAAGAATGCACTTTCGAACGGCGAAAAGCCTATGGAAGTATACGGAAAATTCGGTTTTGGCGACTATGCATCTTTCTACAGAAGTTATGTGAGATTCTTCGGTCACTCTCCTTCTGAGGAAAAAGAAGCAAAATTTACTGATGCGAAATTCGGAATGTAA
- a CDS encoding Gfo/Idh/MocA family oxidoreductase, with protein sequence MKKLNVAIIGQGRSGRSIHGKYFKSELNDHYVVKYVVDANEKRREIAKNEYDGCTVFENYESLYDIKDIDLVVNSSYSDMHYSITKDLLQHGKNVLVEKPMARNRYECDDLIKTAKENNVMLCVFQQTMLAPFYTHAKSVIDSGVIGEPQIVNIHYSGFSRRWDWQTLQKRMGGNVYNTGPHPLGLAMDFLDFGDDIQVVYSKLSRAMTSGDAEDIAKIILTAPGKPVVDIEINSSDAYSDYNLKVIGTKGTLKTTTQKYKYKYIVEGENPERPVIEEFIHDEEYNPIYCSEKLNFHEEEGEVVGTAFDVAVNGVYQNIYAHLTQGAELVLKPEMFAKLIGIIETVHAQNPLSIEY encoded by the coding sequence ATGAAAAAACTTAATGTTGCCATTATCGGTCAGGGCAGAAGCGGCAGAAGTATTCACGGCAAATATTTCAAGTCAGAGCTCAACGACCATTACGTTGTCAAGTACGTGGTTGATGCAAATGAAAAAAGACGTGAAATTGCCAAAAATGAGTACGATGGTTGCACTGTCTTTGAAAACTATGAGAGCCTTTATGATATCAAAGACATCGACCTTGTGGTAAACTCCTCTTATTCAGATATGCATTATTCTATTACCAAGGATCTGCTTCAGCACGGTAAAAACGTACTGGTGGAAAAGCCTATGGCGCGTAACAGATATGAATGCGATGACCTTATTAAGACGGCTAAGGAAAATAATGTTATGCTTTGTGTTTTCCAGCAGACCATGCTTGCACCTTTCTACACACATGCAAAGTCTGTGATAGACAGCGGTGTAATAGGTGAACCTCAGATCGTTAACATTCATTACAGCGGATTTTCCCGTCGTTGGGATTGGCAGACTCTCCAGAAGAGAATGGGCGGTAACGTATATAATACAGGTCCTCATCCTCTCGGCCTTGCTATGGACTTCCTTGATTTCGGTGACGACATTCAGGTTGTTTATTCCAAGCTCTCACGTGCGATGACCAGTGGCGATGCGGAAGATATAGCAAAGATTATTCTTACCGCTCCCGGAAAACCTGTTGTTGATATAGAAATTAACTCTTCCGATGCTTACAGCGACTATAATCTCAAAGTAATAGGCACTAAGGGTACGCTTAAAACCACAACTCAGAAATACAAGTATAAGTACATAGTTGAAGGTGAAAACCCTGAAAGACCCGTTATTGAAGAATTTATTCATGACGAAGAGTACAATCCTATTTATTGTTCAGAAAAGCTTAACTTCCATGAAGAAGAAGGCGAAGTTGTGGGCACAGCATTCGACGTCGCGGTAAACGGTGTATATCAAAACATCTATGCGCATCTGACCCAGGGGGCAGAACTTGTTCTCAAGCCTGAAATGTTCGCTAAGCTTATCGGAATAATTGAAACTGTTCATGCCCAGAACCCTCTGTCAATTGAGTATTAA
- a CDS encoding Gfo/Idh/MocA family oxidoreductase, whose protein sequence is MIRVGILGSDNSHALAFSKLCNIPNDDGSYNFDDIRITAIYGKDDDPAHTKEVAEQGKIEFIANQLEDFFGKVDAVMVVYRRGSYHVADILPFVAAGMPVWIDKPIAASIEDVKMLKAACERHNTLITGGSTVKYCYDVLTAVNRTNSGFFGNVLGGNLNFPGDTESIYDGIFFYASHAVEIMLTVFGYDIKSVIASKTLSNRISVIAKYDSFQVTLNFVPSPDYMLTVYGDKKSFNVTLDISTIYKLGFEKFAEMLKTGKKPLSFEKMVKPVYVIDAIDKSLKLNKEVTVE, encoded by the coding sequence ATGATAAGAGTAGGTATTTTAGGTTCGGATAATTCTCACGCACTTGCTTTTTCAAAATTATGTAACATTCCGAATGACGACGGAAGTTATAATTTTGATGATATAAGAATAACTGCTATATACGGCAAAGATGATGACCCCGCACACACAAAAGAAGTTGCTGAGCAGGGTAAAATAGAGTTTATCGCCAATCAATTGGAGGATTTCTTCGGTAAAGTTGATGCGGTGATGGTAGTCTACCGACGCGGTTCGTACCATGTAGCGGATATTTTACCGTTTGTGGCTGCCGGAATGCCGGTCTGGATAGATAAGCCTATCGCTGCAAGCATTGAGGATGTCAAAATGCTTAAGGCTGCGTGTGAGCGGCACAATACGCTTATTACGGGCGGTTCAACCGTGAAGTACTGCTATGATGTACTTACAGCAGTTAACCGTACTAACTCCGGATTTTTTGGTAATGTTCTTGGTGGTAATCTTAATTTTCCCGGTGACACAGAAAGCATTTATGACGGCATATTTTTCTATGCTTCTCATGCTGTGGAAATTATGCTTACGGTTTTCGGCTATGATATAAAGAGTGTTATAGCTTCAAAAACATTAAGTAACCGTATTTCTGTGATTGCAAAATATGACAGTTTCCAGGTTACGCTTAATTTTGTGCCTTCACCTGATTACATGCTTACTGTTTACGGCGATAAAAAGAGCTTCAATGTCACTTTGGACATTTCAACCATCTACAAGCTTGGGTTCGAAAAGTTTGCAGAAATGCTGAAAACAGGAAAAAAACCTCTTTCTTTCGAAAAGATGGTTAAACCCGTTTATGTTATTGATGCGATTGATAAGTCGTTAAAGCTGAATAAAGAAGTGACTGTGGAATAA
- a CDS encoding KilA-N domain-containing protein yields MSKSAIQNQLQYVIANEQYLKPLLNSGKISIEVYNEVLENLYNECELWKFGKIKNPRVEFNKKKRETKQTIAKQNPGYISLTELSKGCRDNQAGYIIHSWLRDENTVRFLALWEKKHNENFVDLILGKRMTLTPKIWIDRTKAIGIVSRQGRGGGTYAHKEIAMHFMCWISAEMMLKMIEKYMEVISDEESN; encoded by the coding sequence ATGAGCAAATCAGCAATTCAAAACCAGCTTCAATATGTTATTGCGAATGAACAATATTTAAAACCATTATTAAATTCAGGAAAGATTAGCATTGAGGTATACAATGAAGTGTTAGAAAATCTGTATAATGAATGCGAACTCTGGAAATTTGGTAAGATAAAAAATCCCAGAGTAGAATTTAATAAAAAGAAACGAGAAACTAAACAAACTATTGCGAAGCAGAATCCCGGGTACATTTCATTGACAGAATTATCAAAAGGTTGTAGAGATAATCAAGCCGGATACATAATTCACAGTTGGTTAAGGGATGAAAATACAGTTAGGTTTCTTGCTCTTTGGGAGAAAAAGCACAACGAGAATTTTGTTGATTTAATTCTGGGTAAAAGAATGACTCTTACACCGAAGATTTGGATTGACAGAACTAAAGCTATTGGTATTGTATCAAGGCAAGGTAGGGGTGGTGGCACCTATGCACACAAGGAAATTGCAATGCATTTCATGTGTTGGATTTCTGCTGAAATGATGCTAAAAATGATAGAGAAATATATGGAGGTTATTAGTGATGAAGAAAGTAATTGA
- a CDS encoding recombinase family protein, producing the protein MKKVIEIPATIFPKIKDDKAKLNVAAYCRVSTEKEEQENSLEIQTTHYKNEIEGNPNWTLVDVFVDFGVSGLNDTKRTEFMRMIEMCEKGKIDLILTKSISRFARNQLDCLSYIRKLKLKNIGIRFDKEGINTLDPSSEIFLSWFSAFAQAESESLSMNITRGKRMGYKEGKFPFPFSLYAYKRGENGQPEIIPEEATIVRKIFYLYLEGNSINDIIEWLEENEIESPKGNKRWSSNSVSGILKNEKYKGDALLQKTYTVDYLTKTVARNRGEVAQYYVENSHERIVSREMFDMVQDEIKRRRNYSGCKSISFSSNYALTGIVFCGECGARYRRVTWSKRGKKTIVWRCIERLENGTQNCKNSPSIPEDKLKQAILSGLSQIVPDVANATEMIMSEIGTVVNKNDDQNEYTIKSKIKKLEKEIQVLNQIVNEAEDNQVYLDKIKVHENELMELNLKFKESSKGEMNDIEAFINENEMNMLEYFDAVVRNTVESVMVISPNRIKIKYVGEIEITKSI; encoded by the coding sequence ATGAAGAAAGTAATTGAAATACCTGCCACAATATTTCCTAAAATCAAAGATGATAAAGCAAAGCTTAATGTCGCAGCATATTGCAGAGTAAGTACAGAAAAAGAAGAACAAGAAAATAGTCTTGAAATTCAAACAACACATTACAAAAATGAAATTGAAGGAAATCCAAATTGGACTTTGGTAGATGTATTTGTTGATTTTGGTGTGAGTGGTTTAAATGATACAAAGAGAACAGAATTTATGCGAATGATTGAAATGTGTGAAAAAGGCAAAATTGATTTGATTCTTACAAAATCAATTTCGAGATTTGCACGGAATCAACTAGATTGTTTGAGTTACATAAGAAAATTAAAACTTAAGAATATTGGAATCAGATTTGATAAAGAGGGAATAAACACTCTTGATCCATCAAGTGAAATTTTTCTATCCTGGTTCAGTGCTTTTGCTCAGGCAGAAAGTGAATCACTTAGCATGAATATTACAAGAGGAAAGAGAATGGGATACAAGGAAGGTAAATTCCCATTTCCATTTTCGTTGTATGCTTATAAAAGAGGAGAGAATGGACAACCTGAAATCATTCCGGAAGAAGCTACAATAGTTCGTAAAATATTTTATTTGTACCTTGAGGGGAATTCAATAAATGATATAATAGAATGGCTTGAAGAAAATGAGATAGAATCTCCAAAGGGTAATAAGAGGTGGAGTTCCAATTCGGTAAGTGGAATTCTCAAAAATGAAAAGTATAAAGGTGATGCACTATTACAGAAAACATATACAGTTGATTACTTAACTAAAACTGTTGCAAGGAATAGAGGTGAAGTTGCTCAGTATTATGTTGAGAACAGTCATGAGCGAATTGTATCCAGAGAAATGTTTGATATGGTTCAGGATGAAATAAAACGAAGAAGAAACTATTCAGGATGTAAGTCAATTTCATTTTCCTCTAATTATGCTTTAACCGGAATTGTATTTTGTGGAGAATGCGGTGCGAGATATAGAAGAGTGACTTGGAGCAAAAGAGGGAAGAAGACCATTGTTTGGAGATGTATAGAGAGACTTGAAAATGGAACACAAAATTGCAAGAATTCTCCGTCAATTCCCGAAGATAAATTGAAACAAGCGATTCTGTCAGGTTTATCTCAAATAGTACCGGATGTTGCTAATGCAACTGAAATGATTATGAGCGAAATTGGAACTGTAGTAAATAAGAATGATGATCAGAATGAATATACTATTAAATCAAAAATCAAGAAACTTGAAAAGGAAATTCAAGTATTAAATCAAATCGTGAATGAAGCAGAAGATAATCAAGTTTATCTGGATAAAATTAAAGTGCATGAAAATGAGCTTATGGAATTGAACTTAAAGTTTAAAGAATCTTCGAAAGGTGAAATGAATGACATTGAAGCTTTTATAAATGAGAATGAAATGAACATGCTTGAATATTTTGATGCAGTAGTAAGGAATACAGTTGAATCAGTTATGGTGATTTCACCAAATAGAATTAAAATCAAATATGTAGGTGAAATTGAAATAACAAAATCAATTTAA
- a CDS encoding exonuclease domain-containing protein, producing the protein MQYIVLDMEWNQAQTPDKVIKKPIHLVGEIVQIGAVKLNADFEMTDSFVIIINPVYYRRMNYRIAKLTGISNSDLRSGYSFEKAIEEFKKWCGSEYSIVTWGRDDIPMLRDNLRLHNLSEDWIPKCYDAQPIFDNQITKENRQYSLTYAVERVGELPRKEHDALNDAMNTAIVCSYLDMHKAIAEHEIMKSIPKAKTEINASNILEKSFTSRKNAFCAPECCVLKCENCGNSIKCVDWALQSGNKYIAMAECSCGNGYFVRLNFRRNEDSSLRVGKMIYKLDDNYREYYSKVHAKNKYSKQRKFRKRG; encoded by the coding sequence ATGCAGTATATTGTTTTGGATATGGAATGGAATCAGGCTCAGACTCCTGATAAAGTCATAAAAAAACCGATTCATCTTGTGGGGGAAATAGTGCAGATTGGTGCGGTCAAGCTTAATGCTGATTTTGAAATGACCGATTCCTTTGTTATTATCATCAACCCGGTCTACTACCGCAGAATGAATTACAGGATAGCAAAATTAACCGGCATAAGTAATTCTGATTTGCGGTCGGGTTATTCGTTTGAAAAGGCGATAGAAGAATTTAAAAAGTGGTGCGGAAGCGAATACTCGATTGTCACTTGGGGCAGAGATGATATACCGATGCTTCGCGATAATTTGCGGCTTCACAATCTTTCGGAAGATTGGATTCCAAAGTGCTACGATGCTCAGCCGATTTTCGACAATCAGATCACTAAAGAAAACAGACAATACTCTCTTACATACGCCGTTGAGAGGGTAGGCGAGTTACCCAGAAAAGAGCACGATGCACTCAATGATGCCATGAATACGGCGATTGTATGTTCGTATCTTGATATGCATAAAGCTATCGCGGAACACGAAATAATGAAAAGTATTCCAAAAGCCAAGACAGAGATCAATGCTTCAAATATACTTGAAAAAAGTTTCACTTCCAGAAAGAATGCTTTTTGTGCCCCTGAATGTTGCGTACTTAAGTGCGAAAACTGTGGCAATTCCATAAAGTGCGTCGATTGGGCACTTCAAAGTGGTAATAAATACATAGCCATGGCGGAATGCTCATGCGGAAACGGTTACTTTGTCCGTTTGAATTTCAGAAGAAACGAAGATTCCTCTCTGCGTGTCGGTAAAATGATTTACAAGCTCGATGATAATTATCGTGAATATTACAGTAAAGTGCATGCGAAGAATAAATACAGTAAACAACGCAAATTCCGAAAGCGCGGATAA